In one window of Polyangium spumosum DNA:
- a CDS encoding ATP-binding protein yields MRRLVVLLGRIRVRLLVVNLLALFVPAIGLEFARIHERELLDALERDMSNQATLVRSFVEQDLRAGRALGDPSHEKILATAAQRTRTRIRIVDQAGEVVADSHAEGPPEGPEPPPPSMLPRSRDVRQVLDMRAGPGERWPELAQRFEVRSALAGKKATRTRVRDRDPGVILFLADPIRASGVVTGVVYVARSTQPVLFELYRIRAGLGRVLLVALLGTGLVTLVLAWSISRPLGRLSRAAKRIAAGERDVVVPIGGGGEIRELGESFAAMKERLDARMRYISEFAADVAHEFKSPLTSIRGAAELLGEGASDDPEARARFLRNIELDVERLDRLVSRLLQLSRIEASAEPMRVCDLEALVQAAKDRASGPDQPVIVEYAAKAREIVCRPLDVETAIGNLLDNAVRFSPPAEPVRLRVEGGPPGPVVRISVMDRGPGVPPAILPRIFDRFFTTDADRDGTGLGLSIVKSVADAHGGRVRVDNRPGEGVTFTLEIPCRR; encoded by the coding sequence GTGCGTAGGCTCGTCGTCCTGCTCGGCCGCATCCGCGTGCGGCTGCTCGTGGTGAACCTGCTCGCGCTCTTCGTACCGGCGATCGGGCTCGAGTTCGCGCGGATCCACGAGCGGGAGCTGCTCGACGCGCTCGAGCGCGACATGTCGAACCAGGCGACGCTCGTGCGATCGTTCGTCGAGCAGGACCTCCGCGCGGGCCGCGCGCTCGGGGATCCTTCCCACGAGAAGATCCTGGCGACGGCGGCGCAGCGGACGCGGACGCGGATCCGGATCGTGGACCAGGCCGGCGAGGTGGTGGCCGACTCTCACGCGGAGGGCCCGCCCGAGGGGCCGGAGCCGCCGCCGCCCTCGATGCTGCCGCGCTCGCGGGACGTGCGGCAGGTGCTCGACATGCGCGCCGGTCCCGGCGAGAGGTGGCCCGAGCTCGCGCAGCGCTTCGAGGTGCGCTCGGCGCTCGCGGGCAAGAAGGCGACACGCACGCGCGTGCGCGACCGCGACCCGGGCGTGATCCTCTTCCTCGCGGATCCGATCCGCGCGAGCGGCGTGGTGACGGGCGTGGTGTACGTGGCGCGATCGACGCAGCCCGTCCTGTTCGAGCTCTACCGCATCCGCGCGGGCCTCGGGCGCGTGCTCCTCGTCGCGCTGCTCGGCACGGGCCTCGTGACGCTCGTGCTCGCGTGGAGCATCTCGCGGCCCCTCGGCAGGCTCTCGCGCGCGGCCAAGCGTATCGCGGCGGGCGAGCGCGACGTCGTCGTGCCGATCGGCGGGGGCGGCGAGATCCGCGAGCTCGGCGAGTCGTTCGCGGCGATGAAAGAGCGGCTCGACGCGCGCATGCGGTACATCTCCGAGTTCGCGGCGGACGTGGCGCACGAGTTCAAGTCGCCGCTCACCTCGATCCGCGGCGCGGCGGAGCTGCTCGGCGAAGGCGCGAGCGACGATCCCGAGGCGCGCGCGCGGTTCTTGCGCAACATCGAGCTCGACGTGGAGCGGCTCGATCGTCTGGTCTCGCGCCTCCTCCAGCTCTCGCGCATCGAGGCCTCGGCCGAGCCGATGCGCGTCTGTGATCTCGAGGCGCTCGTCCAGGCCGCGAAGGATCGCGCCTCGGGGCCGGATCAGCCGGTGATCGTCGAATACGCGGCGAAAGCGAGGGAGATCGTCTGCCGCCCCCTGGACGTGGAGACCGCGATCGGCAACCTGCTCGACAACGCCGTGCGATTCTCGCCGCCGGCAGAGCCCGTGCGTCTCCGCGTCGAGGGAGGGCCGCCCGGACCCGTGGTCCGCATCTCCGTCATGGATCGTGGCCCCGGCGTCCCGCCGGCCATCTTGCCCCGCATCTTCGATCGATTCTTCACGACCGACGCGGATCGCGACGGCACGGGGCTCGGGCTCTCGATCGTGAAGAGCGTGGCCGACGCGCACGGAGGGCGCGTGCGCGTCGACAATCGCCCCGGCGAGGGGGTCACGTTCACGCTGGAGATTCCCTGCCGGCGCTAG
- a CDS encoding alpha/beta fold hydrolase — protein MESTHMKAFPDAEARVLERKGCPLHFWLVGDADRPLLVLTHGAGLDHGMWRDNVAALAEHHRVLLWDVRGHGLSRPMGTRFTVETAIDDMVALLDAISAPPAIFVGQSMGGNLSQELVRRHPGRVRALVLVDCACNTAELTLLERFGVAITPAMLQLYPLEALIRHSAQSITSVESVRVYCREAMRRLEKLEMRDVMLAALGCMRDEPDYRIPKPFVLVRGAKSRAGSIARQGPPWARREPLCRGDVVIADANHCVNMDAPAAFNAAVLSFLAGLS, from the coding sequence ATGGAATCCACACACATGAAGGCATTCCCGGACGCCGAAGCGCGCGTCCTCGAGCGAAAAGGTTGTCCGCTGCATTTTTGGCTCGTCGGCGACGCCGACCGTCCGCTCCTCGTGCTCACCCACGGCGCGGGGCTCGATCATGGGATGTGGCGCGACAACGTCGCGGCGCTCGCCGAGCACCACCGCGTGCTCCTCTGGGACGTGCGCGGGCACGGGCTCTCGCGGCCGATGGGGACACGCTTCACGGTCGAGACGGCGATCGACGACATGGTGGCGCTCCTCGACGCGATCTCCGCGCCTCCGGCGATCTTCGTCGGGCAAAGCATGGGCGGCAACCTCTCGCAGGAGCTCGTCCGCAGGCACCCGGGCCGCGTGCGCGCGCTCGTGCTCGTGGATTGCGCGTGCAACACCGCAGAGCTCACCCTCCTGGAGCGCTTCGGCGTGGCGATCACGCCCGCGATGCTCCAGCTCTATCCACTCGAAGCGCTGATCCGCCACAGCGCGCAGTCGATCACGTCCGTGGAGAGCGTACGTGTCTACTGCCGGGAGGCGATGCGGCGCCTCGAAAAGCTCGAGATGCGCGACGTGATGCTGGCGGCCCTCGGCTGCATGCGCGACGAGCCCGACTACCGTATCCCGAAGCCCTTCGTGCTCGTGCGCGGGGCCAAGAGCCGCGCCGGATCGATCGCCAGGCAAGGGCCCCCGTGGGCCCGACGCGAGCCTCTATGCCGCGGCGACGTGGTGATCGCAGACGCGAATCACTGCGTGAACATGGATGCCCCCGCGGCATTCAACGCGGCGGTGCTCTCCTTCCTCGCCGGCCTCTCGTGA
- a CDS encoding response regulator transcription factor, with translation MSKHILVVDDEARIREVLQYALRKEGYEVSAVTDGREAIEAVAKGGIDLVILDVMLPEVDGLSACRHIRAESRVPILFLSARSDEIDRVLGLDLGGDDYLTKPFSVRELVARVKALFRRLEAPGELSRKILAHGRIEVDVERHEARLDGAPVALTATELGLLGALLERPGIVLSRSQLMTRAYRYDNLITERTIDTHVRRIRAKFRAAGGEDPITTVHGVGYKVAGA, from the coding sequence GTGAGCAAACACATCCTGGTCGTCGACGACGAGGCGCGTATCCGAGAGGTCCTGCAGTACGCGCTGCGCAAAGAGGGCTACGAGGTCTCTGCGGTCACGGACGGCCGCGAGGCGATCGAGGCCGTGGCGAAGGGCGGCATCGACCTCGTGATCCTCGACGTGATGTTGCCCGAGGTCGACGGCCTCTCCGCGTGCCGCCACATCCGCGCCGAGAGCCGCGTGCCGATCCTCTTCCTGTCCGCGCGCAGCGACGAGATCGATCGCGTGCTCGGCCTCGACCTCGGCGGCGACGACTACCTGACGAAGCCCTTCTCGGTGCGCGAGCTCGTGGCGCGCGTCAAAGCCCTGTTTCGCAGGCTCGAAGCGCCGGGCGAGCTGTCACGGAAAATCCTCGCGCACGGCCGGATCGAGGTCGACGTGGAGCGGCACGAGGCGCGGCTCGACGGCGCGCCGGTGGCGCTCACGGCGACGGAGCTCGGCTTGCTCGGCGCGCTGCTCGAGCGTCCGGGGATCGTCCTCTCGCGCAGCCAGCTCATGACGCGCGCCTACCGCTACGACAACCTCATCACCGAGCGCACGATCGACACACACGTCCGCAGGATCCGCGCGAAGTTCCGGGCTGCGGGCGGCGAGGATCCGATCACGACGGTGCACGGCGTCGGTTACAAGGTCGCCGGTGCGTAG